ACATGTCGATTTAGCCCGGCCAGTTCTGGTTCTCGTTCAACCACCGTAAGCGCTTCTTGCCAACCGAAATCGTCGCGATTACCAAGGTGTCGATAGAGTGTCTGTACCAGCGCAAAATCCTCGGGGGTATCCACTGTCCAGCGTAGATCACTGTGGTCCTTATTCTCGGCTACAACGGCGTGCATTCGAAACAATTCTGGGTGCTGGTAAAGATACGGGGTGACATGGACCCGCTGCCAAGGCTCTTGTGCCTCGACCCAGGCGCGCTCCAAAGCTGCACGGGAAAAGACTTCGACATCTAGGCCACGAGGCCAGGTACGAAATTGGGTATTGCTGGCGTAGTCAGCACCGTGGGTATGGAAAAACGCATCCACCACCTGATCGATAAGTCCCGGGTCAATGAGCGGACAATCCGCAGTGATTCGTACTACCACCTGCGCATCAGTTGCCGTCGCGGCATCTCGGTAGCGATCCAAAACATCCGCCTCTGCACCCCGCAAACAGAGTACCCCAAGACGCGCGCATTCCGTGATGATGGCATCATCTCGGGGATCGGTGGTGGTCGCCACCACTGATTGGTCCAGAGTACGAGCCCGTGCGGTGCGGCGCACCACTCGACTAAGCAGAGTGTCCCCGCCAAGGTCCATGAGCACTTTGCCGGGAAGTCGGGAAGAGCTTAGTCGGGCCTGGATAATGGCGACAGTCCGCGCACGGCCCAATGTGGAGAGCGAAGGAAATGGCGGTGGGTGGCCTGCATCCATGTTCTTATTCTCGTTTACGCAATAGGTACATGTTGTCTACATTGCCGCTATTTCCTTGATAAGGCAATCGTCGCTCCCGCACTAACGTGAGATCCGGGAAATCTTGCTGGTAGAGGTCCGCAAAAGGGGCCTTCCAAAGTAGACTTTGCTGACCACGATACGGGATCTCGGTAGGCGTCGTGGCGAAATATTCCAGCCCCCAAATCCAATCGCGGCTGACACGATAAATCTCGGCCAAGACTTTTGCTAAATGATCTGGGTGGATATGGATAAGTACCCCAGAGGTAAATACCAAATCGAAGGCCCCATCTGGGAATGGCAAGGTCAGGGCCGAACCTTGGATCAAGAGCGCATCGGACAAACACCTCCGAGCCCGTGTCAAGGCATAGTTCTGTACCTCTACTCCTGCCAAGCGCGTAAATCCCATCTCGGCAAGAAAAGCGAGTTGATTACCCACATTACAACCCACCTCCAGGATCGACAAGTCCCGAGGTAGGTCTCCCAGAAAAATCGTGTTCAACTCACGCCGACCGACACCGAATTGCGCTAGATAGAGTCCCTCCATTCCATCCAGGCCAAGATCATTACGGTCTGTATAGGAACGTCCGAATTTCCCAGACCATTCTTGCGTTTGCTCAGTCAATCCTGCCACGATCGTCTCCCCTAACCATAAAACAAATTAAGGACGGGAACCTTGCCACCGTTCTTTAATTCTTTCCGACGAGAGAAATTTCTCCTAAAACAAATAATTACACCGTACCCACGCTCCGCGTCACTGCCATTAAGTTAAGGAATTCTGTTTTATAACAAATAGTTAAT
The nucleotide sequence above comes from Gammaproteobacteria bacterium. Encoded proteins:
- a CDS encoding spore coat polysaccharide biosynthesis protein SpsF, producing MDAGHPPPFPSLSTLGRARTVAIIQARLSSSRLPGKVLMDLGGDTLLSRVVRRTARARTLDQSVVATTTDPRDDAIITECARLGVLCLRGAEADVLDRYRDAATATDAQVVVRITADCPLIDPGLIDQVVDAFFHTHGADYASNTQFRTWPRGLDVEVFSRAALERAWVEAQEPWQRVHVTPYLYQHPELFRMHAVVAENKDHSDLRWTVDTPEDFALVQTLYRHLGNRDDFGWQEALTVVEREPELAGLNRHVRQKSLEEG
- a CDS encoding Methyltransferase type 11: MAGLTEQTQEWSGKFGRSYTDRNDLGLDGMEGLYLAQFGVGRRELNTIFLGDLPRDLSILEVGCNVGNQLAFLAEMGFTRLAGVEVQNYALTRARRCLSDALLIQGSALTLPFPDGAFDLVFTSGVLIHIHPDHLAKVLAEIYRVSRDWIWGLEYFATTPTEIPYRGQQSLLWKAPFADLYQQDFPDLTLVRERRLPYQGNSGNVDNMYLLRKRE